The Ignavibacteriota bacterium genomic sequence GGCTTGGATTATTTGGTGAAAGAAGCTAATCTTGAAAAGAAATTCGAAGTCAAAAACCAACCGCAAACAACTCATCTTGTTGTTTTGGAATAAATATACTACGGCTTGAATACGATTAACTTTGTTGATCAACTCGGACGCTAAAAGACGTTGTCGTTGAATTTTTAAAACAAGATATTGAAATTATCAAGACGGCAAAGAATATCACAAATATTTATTTACTGCTTTAGTCAATCTATCCATAATTGCAGAGCCAAGACCAATGTTATCCACTTTTTCCACAAGGATTAAATCCAAATTTGAATTTTCCAATTCATGCAGATGCGCAAATAAATTTGATGCGGCTTCGTGTAAGTCAGCTTTTCCGGAAAGCACTTTAATAATTCTAAATTTATCAGCATTTTTAATTTCGCTGAAAAAAATGACGCCGATATTTTTGTTTAAATAATCTTGCAATATATTTTCACTATAAAAATAAATAGGAATATTCGGCGCGTAATGAATATTTAATTGTCCGGGAGAATTAGGTGAAATTGAATTTTGATTCAGACTTGATAATTTCCCAATTACTTTTTCAATTCTTTCCCTGGCAATGCCTCCGGGTCGTAATAAAATTTGAGAATTGTCGGTTACTTCAATTATTGTAGATTCGACGCCTACTTCGCAGTTTCCGCCGTCTAAAATAATATCAACTTTATTTCCCAGTTGTTTAACAACGTGTTCGGCTTTAGTCGGACTTAATTTACTAAAACTATTTGCGCTTGGTGCGGCAATTGGTTTTCCCAATTTGGAAATTAATTCCAATGCGATTTGATTATTTGGCATTCTTACGGCAACGGTTTCTAATCCGGAAGTTACGATATAAGGTACATTGTTTTTCTTTTTTAGAATTAGAGTTAAAGGTCCGGGCCAAAAATTATCTATTAATTGAGATATTTTTTCGTTAGAATTTTCAGCAATTTCATTCAGCATATCTAATGAAGAAACGTGTAAAATCAACGGGTTAAAAGTGGGACGTTGTTTTACTTCAAATATTTTAGAAACGGCAATATCATTTAATCCGTCAGCGCCTAAACCGTATACTGTTTCTGTCGGAAAAGCTACAAGTCCGCCGGATTTAAGTTTTTCAACGGCAAGATTAATATTTTTTGAAGTTGCTTCTAAAAGTTTCATAAATAATTTATTTTATCACCTAATAATAAGAAAAGTATAGTTCAAAATTACAGAGAGGTTTTAAGTGTTGGATAAAAAAGAAATTGCGGAATTTTCAAAATTTTGTAAAAAAATGACAGAAATAAGCGGTAAGAATATTAGAAAATATTTTAGAAGCGGAATAAATGTAGAAACAAAATCAGATGATTCTCCGGTAACTATTGCAGATAAATCAACTGAAGAAATGTTACGGGAAATGATTATGAAAGAATATCCGGAACATGGAATATTGGGAGAAGAATTTGGTCAGCACAACGAAGGAGCTGAATATCAATGGCTTTTAGACCCAATTGACGGAACGAAAAGTTTTATTTGCGGCACTGTTACTTTCGGAACGTTAATTTCTTTGACAAAAAACGGCAAACCCATCATTGGGGTTTTTCATCAGCCGATTTTAAAAGAATTTTTAATAGGTAATAATTCTGAAACCTTTCTAAATAATAAAATTGTTAAAGTTAATGATGTAAGTAAAATAGAAGAAGCAGTTCTACTTACAACAGATCATTTATCTGTTGATGAATTTCAGAATATTAAAAAATTTGAAAAATTAATGAGGAAAGTAAAACTTTACAGACTTTGGGGAGATTGTTACGGCTATTATTTGGTTGCTTCTGGTTATGCTCAAATTATGATTGATCCGATTATGAACATTTGGGATACAATGGCATTAATTCCAATTATAAACGGGGCAGGAGGAATTATTACAGATTATCAAGGTAATGACCCGGAAAAAGGTAACAGTATTATAGCTGCTACTCCAAATATTCATACAGAAGTAATTAAGATTTTAAATTAGCGCAATTATTTGGCAATCACTTTAAAATAATCCTTTAATGTTAAGATGATTGAAATAATAAAAGGTGATATTACAAAAACCGCTGTGGATGCAATAGTTAATGCTGCAAATGAAACATTATTGGGCGGAGGAGGAGTTGACGGCGCTATTCATAAAGCGGCAGGACCAAAGCTTCTTGATGAATGCAGAAAATTAAACGGTTGCAAAACAGGAGAAGCAAAAATTACAAAAGGTTACAATTTAAAAGCGAAATATGTAATTCATACTGTTGGACCAATATGGAGCGGCGGAAATTTTAATGAAGAAAATTTATTAAAAAGTTGTTATGAAAATTCATTAAGAATTGCCGAAAAATATAAAATCAACTCTATCGCTTTTCCAGCAATAAGCACAGGCGCGTATCGTTTTCCATTTGAAAATGCTTCCAAAATTGCATACAATACCGTTAAATCATTTTTAGAAAAAACTGAAAGCATTAAAAAAGTTATTTTTGTATTATTCAGTGATATTGATTTAACGACATTTATAAAAATATCTAATGAAATGGCGGGAAAATGACATTATCAAAACTTATTATAATTTTATTGGGATCACTTATTATGTCAGGCACACTAAATGCGCAAAATAAAAATTTATTGGATAAAATAATTAGCGAGAATTATCAGCAATTATTACCGGCAATTCAAAATTTAGAAAAGTATGAAATCCAGATCATTTATACAAAAATTGAGAAAGATGAAAATGGCAAAAAAAAACTGCAAACATTTTCATTTAATGAAAATTCCAATAAATACTTTTATCCGGCAAGCACTGTAAAATTTCCTGCAGCAATTCTTGCTTTAGAAAAGTTAAATGATTTGAATATTTCCGGAGTAAATAAATTTACTCATCTTTCCATCGACAGCGTTTATGAAAATCAAACTGCGTTCAATAAAGAATTCAAGGACGAATGCGGTTATCCGAATATTGCTGACTATATAAAAAGAATTTTTTTAGTGAGCGACAATCAGGCATTCAACAGATTATTTGATTTTCTAGGACAAAAAGAAATTAACCAAAGACTTAGGAAAAGAGGGTTTGATAATACTAAAATCCTGCACAGATTGGAAGTAACAAGAACAGAGGAATTAAATAAGCAAAATAATCCAATAAATTTTTACGATGAAAATAATAATATTATTTATCAGCAGCCCGCAAAATTTGAGGGAGATGAAATTGAATTAAAACTGACCGATACTAAAAAGGGAATTGGATATTATGCCGATGGAGTTCTTATTAATGAACCTAAAGATTTTTCGCAAAACAATTTTTTTGGATTAAGAGATCAGCATAATTTAATGATTAGAATAATATTTCCTGAATTATTTGATGAAATGGAAAGATTCAATTTAACAGAAGATGATTACAAATTTCTAAACAAATATATGTGTATGCTGCCTCGTGAAAGCGAATGCCCAAAGTATGATTCAACCGAATATTATGACGGTTATGTAAAATTTTTCATGTTTGGAAATACGAAGGAACAAATTCCAACTAACATTAAAATATTCAGTAAAAGCGGATTGGCTTATGGATACTTAATTGATAACGCTTATATTAAAGATGTTGAAAATAATGTAGAATTTTTTCTATCTGCAGTAATTCACGTAAATGAAGATCAAATTTACAATGATGATAAATATGAATACGATGAAATTGGTTTACCGTTTCTGGCTAATCTCGGTAAAATAATTTATAATTTTGAAATTAATAAGGAAAAACAAAAATAATCTATCGCAAAAATAAAATTGCGATTCCAATTACTGCAATAAACGCGCCGAATATTGAAATGAAACTCAATTTTTCTTTGTAATAATATTTTACTATTGGAAGCATTATTATCGGCATTGTTGACATTAAGGTAGCGGCAATTCCAACTTTTGTATTTGATATTGCAATTAAGCTGAAAGTTATACCGAGAAATGGACCAATAATAGAACCGACAATAATAAACTTCAACGCATCTTTTCTTTCTTTTAAAATTTTTAAACTAACTTTTCGGCTCTTATAAAAATATCCTAAAATGTACATTAAAATTATAGAAGGCAGCATTCTGTAAAAAGTTGCGACAAAGCTGTTAATTTCTCCGTAACTAAATGCTTCTTTTGCGAAAATTAAATTGATTGCTTGACCCACTGCACCGAGCACGGCAAAAATGTACCCCAAATTATTTTTCTTATAATCGGTCGAAGGCTGTTCTGATCTTTTAAATACTACAATTGATATTCCCGAAATAGTAATAAGTATTCCTATAATTCCCCACATAGAAAGAACTTCACCCAAATATAAATATGCAGTTAAAGAAGCTACAGCCGGAGACAACGTCATTATCAGCATACTTAATCTAGCGCCAATATATTGATATGATTTAAATAAAAATCCATCGCCGAACACTAAACCGATAATTCCGCTCAAACCAAGCAAATAAATTTGATGCAAAGAAATTTGCCAATTTAAATTAAATAGTAAAATAGTTACTACTAGAAAAAAAGTAGCCAATAACAAGCGCGTTAAATTAACTGTAAATGAGCCAACCATTTTTGTAGCTTCAGAAAAAGCAATTGCGGTTCCAGACCAAAGTACTGCGGTTATTAAAGCTGCAATTTCTCCAATATTAATCATAATTGACTTTTGTAAATTATTAAGTTAATTGAAATATTAAATTTAATTAAGGAAGTTTAATTTCCGATAATATATTGTTCATGATCACAAAAAAAATCTTTTATTTCATTTATTTGAATGAATATAATTGAGAAAAAATTATGGAAACAATCATTTATATTTCTTGTATCTTAGCCTTTCTTGGCGGTATCTTTTTTATTATTCTACGAAGTATGTCTAACTATATTAAAAACAATTAAATATACCTTCCGAATTCTGACTTTAATAAAAAAAAAGCGCCCAAACAAGGACGCTTTATCAAAACAAATTTAATATAATTATTTACAATTTATAGCAGATAATCCGGGATAAATTGCGGTTGAATCCAATTCTTCTTCAATTCTTAAAAGCTGATTATATTTTGCAATTCTATCGCTTCTGCTTGCCGATCCGGTTTTAATTTGACCGGCATTTGTAGCAACCGCAATGTCCGCAATTGTTGTATCTTCAGTTTCGCCGGAGCGGTGACTAATAACATTTGTATAACCGGCACGTTTTGCCATTTCAATTGCATCCAATGTTTCTGTTAAAGTACCAATTTGATTTACTTTTATTAGTATAGAATTTGCGATTGATTTTTCAATACCTTCGCTTAATCTTTTGGTATTTGTTACAAATAAATCATCACCAACCAATTGAACTTTTTTGCCAAGTGTATCGGTCAAATTTTTCCAACCTTTCCAATCATTTTCATCTAATCCGTCTTCAATTGAAACAATAGGAAAATCTTTGGTTAATTTTTCATAGATTTTAATCATTTCGTCGGATGTTTTTTCAGATTTATCGGATTTAAAGAAAACATATTTGTTTTTCTTTTTATCATACATTTCACGTGAAGCAACATCTAGTGCAAGACTTATTTCTTTACCTGGCTTGTATCCAGCTTTTGTAATAGCTTCAAGTATCAATTCCAAAGTTTGCTCATTTGATTTTAAATTTGGAGCGAATCCACCTTCATCACCGACAGAAGTTGAATAACCATTTTTCTTTAAAACAGATTTTAATGAATGGAAAGTTTCCGTACCCATTCTTAATGCTTCAGCAAAACTTGCGGCGCCGTGAGGCATAATCATAAATTCTTGAAAATCAACCGTATTATCTGCGTGAGATCCGCCATTTAAAATATTCATCATTGGAACTGGCAATACTCTAGCGCTTGTGCCTCCAATGTATCTGTAAAGCGGCAATTCCAAAGCTTCTGCGGCGGCTTTGGCACACGCTAAAGAAACACCTAAAATAGCATTGGCGCCTAATTTCGATTTATTTGGTGTTCCGTCTAATTCAATTAAAAAATTATCAATTGCAACTTGATCGGCGGCGTCAAAATCTATTAGTAAATCTGCAATAATATCATTTACATTGCTTACAGCTTTTTGAACACCTTTACCATTATATCTTTTCTTTTTAACGTCTCTTAATTCAACAGCTTCATGTTCTCCGGTAGATGCACCGCTGGGAACGGCTGCGCGACCAATAACTCCAGAATCTAATAAGACTTCAACTTCAACAGTAGGATTTCCTCTGGAATCAAGAATCTCTCTGCCCAAAACATCAATTATAGTGGTCATTTAATAACTCCTTTTGATTTTATAAAAATATTTTACACTTCTAAAATTATCTAAAAAGGGAAGTAAAAACAATTTTGTGAATTCTTAATTTAGAAAATTTGATAAGAAAAAGAATATTCTTATTTTTTACAGTTAAATGCAATTTACTTATATGCCCCGGTAGCTCAGTAGGATAGAGCGACGGTTTCCTAAACCGCAGGTCGGAGGTTCAAATCCTCTCCGGGGTACTCATTATTTATTTATTCATTTCTAAATGCTTTTCAAAAAAATCAAAAATCAGATATAAATTTAAGTAACTAAATTTCCGTTTAATCATGAACATACACATCTAAACGAATAATTATCAAGTATTTCAATTTTAGAGTTATTAAAAGTTTAACAATTTCTTTTATAATGGAAGTTTAATATTGCATTATTCTTTTTTTTTAGTTGTAATACTATAGAATAAAAGATGAATTATTGGAAAATGGTAGTAAAATTTATATTTAAGTTGACAATTTAAAATATCCAAAATCCAATAATTAACTTTGATTTGAAAACAATAACAGAGATCTAATTTAAGAAGGTTTAATTCTTCATGATAATTGTAAGTCGCGGAAATATAACAGATTAATTATACTTATCACAAAATAATGTCATTTTCATAAACACTTATTTTTAGTATACTTTTAGAAAATTTGACATTACAATAAAACAAGGGAAGTTATAATTGTATTAAATATAAGAAAAATGAATTAACTCTCGAATTATGGAGCATTCAAGTGTTCAAAATAACATTCAGCAATTTTTACAGTATGATAAAATATTGACTAAAAATATAAAATCTTTAGCCTAATTTAATTTTACTTTAATCTAAGAATTAGTAGCCATAAGGAAATTATTGCAGAAAATATACTTAAACCTACTTGAAACCAGTTTCTAAAATACAACCTTGGCGAACCTGGAACAACTAATAGATCGCCACCTTGTAACTTTGGCAATTTTCTGTTTTGGTTTTCTATTTTATCAGCCCATAA encodes the following:
- a CDS encoding threonylcarbamoyl-AMP synthase; this translates as MKLLEATSKNINLAVEKLKSGGLVAFPTETVYGLGADGLNDIAVSKIFEVKQRPTFNPLILHVSSLDMLNEIAENSNEKISQLIDNFWPGPLTLILKKKNNVPYIVTSGLETVAVRMPNNQIALELISKLGKPIAAPSANSFSKLSPTKAEHVVKQLGNKVDIILDGGNCEVGVESTIIEVTDNSQILLRPGGIARERIEKVIGKLSSLNQNSISPNSPGQLNIHYAPNIPIYFYSENILQDYLNKNIGVIFFSEIKNADKFRIIKVLSGKADLHEAASNLFAHLHELENSNLDLILVEKVDNIGLGSAIMDRLTKAVNKYL
- the hisN gene encoding histidinol-phosphatase, whose translation is MTEISGKNIRKYFRSGINVETKSDDSPVTIADKSTEEMLREMIMKEYPEHGILGEEFGQHNEGAEYQWLLDPIDGTKSFICGTVTFGTLISLTKNGKPIIGVFHQPILKEFLIGNNSETFLNNKIVKVNDVSKIEEAVLLTTDHLSVDEFQNIKKFEKLMRKVKLYRLWGDCYGYYLVASGYAQIMIDPIMNIWDTMALIPIINGAGGIITDYQGNDPEKGNSIIAATPNIHTEVIKILN
- a CDS encoding O-acetyl-ADP-ribose deacetylase, producing MIEIIKGDITKTAVDAIVNAANETLLGGGGVDGAIHKAAGPKLLDECRKLNGCKTGEAKITKGYNLKAKYVIHTVGPIWSGGNFNEENLLKSCYENSLRIAEKYKINSIAFPAISTGAYRFPFENASKIAYNTVKSFLEKTESIKKVIFVLFSDIDLTTFIKISNEMAGK
- a CDS encoding serine hydrolase, producing the protein MTLSKLIIILLGSLIMSGTLNAQNKNLLDKIISENYQQLLPAIQNLEKYEIQIIYTKIEKDENGKKKLQTFSFNENSNKYFYPASTVKFPAAILALEKLNDLNISGVNKFTHLSIDSVYENQTAFNKEFKDECGYPNIADYIKRIFLVSDNQAFNRLFDFLGQKEINQRLRKRGFDNTKILHRLEVTRTEELNKQNNPINFYDENNNIIYQQPAKFEGDEIELKLTDTKKGIGYYADGVLINEPKDFSQNNFFGLRDQHNLMIRIIFPELFDEMERFNLTEDDYKFLNKYMCMLPRESECPKYDSTEYYDGYVKFFMFGNTKEQIPTNIKIFSKSGLAYGYLIDNAYIKDVENNVEFFLSAVIHVNEDQIYNDDKYEYDEIGLPFLANLGKIIYNFEINKEKQK
- a CDS encoding DMT family transporter, with the protein product MINIGEIAALITAVLWSGTAIAFSEATKMVGSFTVNLTRLLLATFFLVVTILLFNLNWQISLHQIYLLGLSGIIGLVFGDGFLFKSYQYIGARLSMLIMTLSPAVASLTAYLYLGEVLSMWGIIGILITISGISIVVFKRSEQPSTDYKKNNLGYIFAVLGAVGQAINLIFAKEAFSYGEINSFVATFYRMLPSIILMYILGYFYKSRKVSLKILKERKDALKFIIVGSIIGPFLGITFSLIAISNTKVGIAATLMSTMPIIMLPIVKYYYKEKLSFISIFGAFIAVIGIAILFLR
- the eno gene encoding phosphopyruvate hydratase, producing the protein MTTIIDVLGREILDSRGNPTVEVEVLLDSGVIGRAAVPSGASTGEHEAVELRDVKKKRYNGKGVQKAVSNVNDIIADLLIDFDAADQVAIDNFLIELDGTPNKSKLGANAILGVSLACAKAAAEALELPLYRYIGGTSARVLPVPMMNILNGGSHADNTVDFQEFMIMPHGAASFAEALRMGTETFHSLKSVLKKNGYSTSVGDEGGFAPNLKSNEQTLELILEAITKAGYKPGKEISLALDVASREMYDKKKNKYVFFKSDKSEKTSDEMIKIYEKLTKDFPIVSIEDGLDENDWKGWKNLTDTLGKKVQLVGDDLFVTNTKRLSEGIEKSIANSILIKVNQIGTLTETLDAIEMAKRAGYTNVISHRSGETEDTTIADIAVATNAGQIKTGSASRSDRIAKYNQLLRIEEELDSTAIYPGLSAINCK